A window from Burkholderiales bacterium encodes these proteins:
- the pilJ gene encoding protein PilJ, whose protein sequence is MSAWFSLVHRLTSRPGGELPQGLPLLRGLSFQRQVVVLGTLVLLSLALTVVTFGYVIWEGRINRAQTAVSTEMQMWSQRMAILAEQAARGNPDAFGQLKHGAATFSRGLTVLQSGGEVHGTTLPGASAELIPLIAEVSARWSPISEDINLILSQQQGLVTLKESEDFIRKAGPKLKSLSQQLGVIAMERGEDPRSVVRARQLYYDVTNFDLLEANSQISTDDPEPQVALNLIRNVKAFEEIVQGLVNGNAELGIVALKDPLSQKAVKPLHELTREFRSHIASVVNNMDKLAGAKEAYRKVSARSEPLLGSLGKLTETYKQQGAGYGATGAGLLFALLTLTFLGLMGKVHLDDARRRAVENERANSRNEQAILRLLDDMSQLAEGDLTRHARVTEDMTGAIADAVNYAIDELRGLVNQINQAASQLTESTRQGRAVSSQLLQVTEKQAKEIQATTSSVLQMASSMDTVSANAQQCAQVAEQSLAASEKGAHAVQESIASMDALREQIQETSKRIKRLGESSQEIGEIVQLIAGITEQTNVLALNAAIQAAAAGEAGRGFTVVAEEVQRLAERSAEATKQIGAIVRTIQSDTHDAVVAMEKSTMGVVEGAKLTDAAGQALQEINEVSKRLADLVAQITRATEDQLQAAQGVAKNMRDILHITQQTTKGTKWTAESMGQIYELAQKLKVSVSGFKV, encoded by the coding sequence ATGAGCGCCTGGTTCAGCCTCGTCCACAGGCTGACCAGCCGGCCGGGCGGCGAACTACCCCAGGGCTTGCCGCTGCTGAGGGGCTTGAGCTTCCAGCGCCAGGTGGTGGTTCTGGGCACTCTGGTTCTCCTGTCCTTGGCGCTCACCGTAGTCACCTTCGGCTACGTCATCTGGGAGGGCCGCATCAACCGCGCCCAGACGGCGGTCTCGACCGAAATGCAAATGTGGTCCCAGCGCATGGCGATTCTCGCCGAGCAGGCCGCACGCGGCAACCCGGACGCCTTCGGGCAGTTGAAGCACGGCGCCGCCACCTTCTCCCGCGGTCTGACCGTTCTGCAATCCGGGGGCGAAGTCCACGGCACGACCCTGCCCGGAGCGTCCGCCGAGCTGATCCCGCTGATCGCCGAAGTCTCCGCCCGCTGGAGTCCGATTTCCGAGGACATCAATCTCATCCTCTCCCAGCAGCAGGGATTGGTGACGCTCAAGGAAAGCGAGGATTTCATCCGCAAGGCGGGTCCGAAGCTGAAGAGCCTCTCCCAGCAACTGGGGGTGATCGCCATGGAGCGGGGCGAAGACCCCAGATCGGTGGTGAGGGCGCGGCAGCTCTACTACGACGTCACCAACTTCGACCTGCTGGAGGCCAACAGCCAGATCTCCACGGACGATCCGGAGCCCCAAGTCGCTCTCAACCTCATACGCAACGTCAAGGCCTTTGAAGAAATCGTCCAGGGTCTGGTCAATGGCAACGCCGAGCTGGGCATCGTGGCGCTGAAGGACCCCCTGTCGCAAAAGGCCGTCAAGCCGCTGCACGAGCTGACCAGGGAGTTCCGCAGCCACATCGCGAGCGTGGTCAACAACATGGACAAGCTTGCCGGGGCGAAGGAAGCGTACCGCAAGGTCTCCGCCCGCAGCGAGCCCCTGCTCGGTTCCCTCGGGAAACTCACCGAGACTTACAAGCAACAGGGCGCCGGCTACGGGGCGACCGGGGCCGGTCTGCTGTTCGCGCTGCTCACCCTGACTTTCCTCGGATTGATGGGAAAGGTTCACCTCGACGACGCCCGGCGGCGCGCTGTGGAGAACGAGCGGGCGAACAGCCGCAACGAGCAGGCGATTCTGCGCTTGCTGGACGACATGTCCCAGCTCGCCGAGGGCGATCTGACCCGTCACGCCCGGGTGACGGAAGACATGACCGGCGCCATCGCCGACGCCGTGAACTACGCCATCGACGAGCTGCGCGGCCTGGTCAACCAGATCAACCAGGCGGCGAGCCAGCTCACCGAATCCACTCGCCAGGGACGGGCCGTCTCCAGCCAGTTGCTGCAAGTGACCGAGAAGCAGGCCAAGGAGATCCAGGCCACCACCAGCTCGGTGCTGCAGATGGCCTCCTCCATGGACACGGTCTCGGCCAACGCCCAGCAGTGCGCCCAGGTGGCCGAGCAGTCCCTCGCCGCCTCAGAAAAAGGCGCCCACGCGGTGCAAGAGTCCATCGCCAGCATGGACGCCCTGCGCGAGCAGATCCAGGAGACCTCCAAGCGGATCAAGCGCCTGGGAGAAAGCTCGCAAGAGATCGGCGAGATCGTGCAGTTGATCGCCGGCATCACCGAGCAGACCAACGTGCTGGCGCTCAACGCCGCGATCCAAGCCGCGGCCGCCGGCGAGGCCGGCCGGGGCTTCACGGTGGTAGCGGAGGAAGTGCAGCGCCTCGCCGAGCGCTCCGCCGAGGCGACCAAGCAGATCGGCGCCATCGTGCGCACGATTCAAAGCGACACCCACGACGCCGTGGTGGCCATGGAGAAGAGCACCATGGGCGTGGTCGAGGGAGCAAAGCTCACGGACGCCGCCGGCCAGGCCCTCCAGGAGATCAACGAGGTGTCCAAGCGCCTGGCGGACCTGGTGGCCCAGATCACCCGCGCCACCGAGGATCAATTGCAAGCCGCCCAGGGGGTGGCCAAGAACATGCGGGACATTCTCCACATCACCCAGCAGACCACCAAGGGCACCAAGTGGACGGCCGAATCCATGGGCCAGATCTACGAGCTGGCCCAGAAGCTCAAGGTCTCCGTGTCCGGCTTCAAGGTCTGA
- the pilH gene encoding protein PilH: MAIKKVLVVEDSATDRQALSEVLKKNGFEVHTAESGEEAVAKAGQLKPDLILMDVIMPGTNGFQATRIISRNDDTKHIPVIIVSSKGQETDKIWGMRQGARDYIVKPVQEADLLRKISALG; encoded by the coding sequence ATGGCGATCAAAAAAGTTCTTGTGGTTGAGGATTCGGCGACCGACCGCCAAGCCCTGTCGGAGGTGCTCAAGAAGAACGGGTTCGAGGTGCACACGGCGGAAAGCGGCGAGGAAGCGGTCGCCAAGGCCGGCCAGCTCAAGCCGGACTTGATCCTGATGGACGTGATCATGCCGGGCACGAACGGGTTCCAGGCGACCCGCATCATCTCCCGCAACGACGACACCAAGCACATCCCCGTGATCATCGTCAGCAGCAAGGGCCAAGAGACGGACAAGATCTGGGGCATGCGCCAGGGAGCCCGGGACTACATCGTGAAACCCGTCCAGGAGGCCGACCTTCTGCGGAAGATCTCGGCCCTCGGCTGA
- a CDS encoding hypothetical protein (possible pseudo, frameshifted), translating to MIVAEDGFSALAKIAEHHPDIIFIDIMMPRLDGYQACALIKRNPKFRSTPVIMLSSKDGVFDRARGRMVGSDEYLTKPFTREDLVNAVQAHAKKTGATKELSHGDQKSSCG from the coding sequence GTGATCGTCGCGGAAGACGGCTTTTCCGCGCTCGCCAAAATCGCCGAGCATCATCCCGACATCATTTTCATCGACATCATGATGCCCCGGCTCGACGGCTACCAGGCCTGCGCCCTGATCAAACGCAATCCCAAGTTCCGGTCCACCCCCGTCATCATGCTCTCCAGCAAGGACGGCGTGTTCGACCGGGCCCGGGGCCGCATGGTCGGTTCCGACGAATACCTGACCAAACCATTCACCCGCGAGGACCTGGTCAACGCGGTCCAGGCCCACGCAAAGAAGACCGGCGCAACCAAGGAGTTATCCCATGGCGATCAAAAAAGTTCTTGTGGTTGA